The Pyrococcus kukulkanii genome contains a region encoding:
- the cmr5 gene encoding type III-B CRISPR module-associated protein Cmr5 — MDIRTLEQQRAGFAYNKVLEVSKESEDIQKKYRSYVRSAPTLILTNGLGQTLAFYLSKIGNSDGNYEKIDPGNLEKADQKAHAYLYRHIAEWLDKKIIHSENPIEYYIRASSTEVLMMTEEVIALLKWMRRFADAMLKGDERGEG; from the coding sequence ATGGACATCAGGACGCTCGAGCAGCAGAGGGCAGGGTTTGCTTACAATAAAGTCCTGGAGGTAAGCAAAGAGAGCGAAGATATTCAGAAGAAGTATAGATCATACGTTAGAAGCGCGCCTACCCTGATATTAACCAATGGTCTGGGTCAAACCTTGGCCTTTTACCTTTCAAAAATCGGAAACTCCGATGGCAACTACGAAAAGATAGATCCTGGCAACCTAGAAAAGGCTGACCAGAAGGCTCACGCCTACCTCTACAGGCACATAGCGGAGTGGCTTGATAAGAAAATAATTCACAGCGAGAATCCCATTGAATACTACATTAGGGCAAGCTCGACAGAAGTCTTGATGATGACTGAAGAGGTCATTGCCCTCCTCAAGTGGATGAGGCGTTTTGCCGATGCTATGCTTAAAGGGGACGAGCGAGGTGAAGGATAG
- the cmr6 gene encoding type III-B CRISPR module RAMP protein Cmr6 has protein sequence MTPIYFLPRDLLSVLRDRKGRITPQTVDNLSLLLDRFAPFVKGGKEETAKTGGKVLKDVLGEIEIPESLVRTYRVFYNRYKEGLLKSIKAEWVVLTTKSRLVVGLGDESIYETSIRLLRNYGVPYIPGSAIKGVTRAWSIEMLSELLEGADGFSKDFFERAGEVQELLSKGDADGFPDKAKVPSHASEELNEFLSAFGVRADPGSDVNLRGIVSDIIDVFGTQDKEGSIVFFDALPDPDNLKSIFEWDIMNPHYGPYYQQNDKPPGDWYDPVPVIFLTVKSGVEFLFAVAQLSTAKKDLKRVAQELMVGALKYHGVGAKTSLGYGRFKFKNTARRGQ, from the coding sequence GTGACTCCAATTTACTTCCTTCCTAGGGACCTTCTTTCAGTCCTTAGGGATAGGAAGGGCAGAATTACTCCGCAAACTGTAGACAATCTTTCCCTCCTTCTCGATAGATTTGCCCCTTTTGTAAAGGGAGGTAAAGAGGAAACTGCAAAAACTGGTGGAAAGGTTCTAAAGGATGTGCTTGGGGAGATAGAAATTCCGGAATCCCTGGTCAGAACTTACAGAGTTTTTTACAACAGATACAAAGAAGGGCTTTTGAAGTCGATTAAGGCTGAATGGGTAGTTTTAACAACTAAGTCAAGGCTGGTCGTTGGCCTTGGGGATGAGAGCATCTACGAAACGAGCATAAGGCTTCTGAGAAACTATGGCGTTCCATATATCCCTGGGTCTGCAATAAAAGGCGTAACAAGAGCTTGGTCAATTGAAATGCTTTCAGAATTGCTTGAAGGTGCTGATGGATTTAGTAAGGATTTCTTTGAGAGGGCAGGTGAAGTTCAAGAATTGCTCTCTAAGGGGGACGCAGATGGATTTCCAGATAAAGCCAAAGTTCCCAGTCACGCAAGTGAAGAACTTAATGAATTTCTTAGTGCTTTTGGTGTTCGTGCTGATCCTGGGAGCGATGTTAATCTTAGGGGAATAGTTAGTGATATCATTGATGTATTTGGAACCCAGGACAAGGAAGGCAGTATCGTGTTCTTTGATGCCCTACCAGACCCAGATAACTTAAAAAGCATATTTGAATGGGACATAATGAATCCCCACTATGGGCCATATTATCAGCAGAATGACAAGCCTCCAGGGGATTGGTATGATCCTGTTCCTGTGATATTCCTTACAGTGAAGAGTGGAGTTGAGTTCCTGTTTGCTGTTGCACAGTTATCAACAGCCAAGAAGGATCTCAAGAGAGTTGCACAGGAGTTAATGGTTGGAGCATTAAAGTACCATGG